A part of Fusarium graminearum PH-1 chromosome 3, whole genome shotgun sequence genomic DNA contains:
- a CDS encoding serine/threonine-protein phosphatase PP2A catalytic subunit gives MPGLPSSVDLDECISRLYNKELLAESVIEAVCAKTKELLMRESNVVHVRAPITVVGDIHGQFFDLIEIFRIGGYCPDTNYLFLGDYVDRGMFSVETISLLVCLKLRYPNRVHLIRGNHESRGVTQSYGFYTECSRKYGNANVWHYFTDMFDFLTLSVVINDQIFCVHGGLSPSIHSIDQIKIIDRFREIPHEGPMADLVWSDPDPERDEFSLSPRGAGYTFGAQVVKKFLAVNNMSHILRAHQLCQEGFQVLYDDRLSTVWSAPNYCYRCGNMASVLEVSDTGERFFNVFAAAPENDVHKDLQPGNEKSADGNALPDYFL, from the exons ATGCCTGGGCTACCTT CGTCCGTCGATCTCGACGAATGCATTTCGCGCTTATACAACAAGGAGTTGCTGGCCGAGTCAGTCATCGAGGCCGTCTGCGCCAAGACGAAAGAGCTTCTTATGCGCGAGTCCAACGTCGTCCACGTTCGCGCGCCCATTACTGTCGTTGGAGATATCCATGGCCAATTCTTCGACCTCATCGAAATTTTTCGCATCGGCGGCTACTGCCCTGACACCAACTATCTGTTCCTTG GAGACTACGTTGATCGTGGCATGTTCAGTGTCGAAACAATATCGTTGCTTGTATGCTTGAAATTACGATACCCTAATCGCGTGCATCTGATCCGTGGAAACCACGAGTCACGCGGCGTTACGCAGTCATATGGCTTCTACACCGAGTGTTCGCGCAAATATGGCAATGCCAACGTGTGGCACTACTTTACCGATATGTTTGACTTTTTGACTTTGAGCGTTGTGATCAACGATCAAATCTTCTGCGTCCACGGCG GCCTATCGCCCTCTATCCATTCGATCGACCAAATTAAAATTATAGACCGTTTCCGTGAGATTCCTCACGAGGGTCCCATGGCTGATCTTGTCTGGtctgatcctgatcctgagcGCGATGAATTTTCCCTGTCACCCCGCGGCGCGGGGTACACTTTTGGAGCACAGGTGGTTAAAAAGTTTCTGGCTGTCAACAATATGTCGCACATCCTGCGCGCTCACCAGCTCTGTCAAGAGGGCTTCCAGGTTCTCTACGATGACCGTCTTAGCACTGTTTGGAGTGCGCCAAACTACTGTTATCGCTGCGGAAATATGGCCAGTGTTCTCGAAGTCAGCGACACCGGTGAACGTTTCTTCAACGTTTTTGCAGCTGCTCCGGAAAACGACGTGCACAAGGATCTTCAACCAGGAAACGAAAAGTCTGCCGACGGAAATGCCTTGCCAGACTATTTCTTATAG